One Vigna unguiculata cultivar IT97K-499-35 chromosome 11, ASM411807v1, whole genome shotgun sequence DNA window includes the following coding sequences:
- the LOC114170528 gene encoding UDP-glucose iridoid glucosyltransferase-like produces MVEIQRHRLVLIPPPFQGHLTPMLQLATILHSKGFSITVAHAHFNSPDPSNHPNFCFLPLFYGLSDTHISSKNVVDITATLNKNCVSPIKEVLVDQIEKAKINHEKIACVIYDGLMYSIDSVARELKLPNIVLRTTSATNFLTYHAFVQRQTSGCLPLQDSMSLDLVPELEPLRFKDLPMFNSCDMQKQIAKTMEVTPSLGVICNTVNCLEEESLYRLHHVYKVSLFPIGPLHMIAEEDSSSSSFVEEDYSCIGWLKKQARESVLYVSLGSIASWEEKELREVACGLANSKQKFLWVIRPGTISDVSEWVESLCKDVRVAIAERGCIVKWAPQGEVLADEAVGGFWSHCGWNSTLESLCEGVPMMCQPHFGDQRVNARLLSHVWKVGLEWSNVMERDEIEVAVRRLMVNSEGKEMRQKALKLKNQIKVAVKGGSSYDALNRLVKSILSVNVK; encoded by the exons ATGGTGGAGATTCAAAGGCACCGTTTGGTTCTGATACCACCACCATTTCAAGGCCACTTAACTCCGATGCTTCAGCTAGCCACCATCCTTCATTCAAAAGGGTTTTCCATAACTGTGGCACATGCCCATTTCAATTCCCCCGATCCTTCTAACCACCctaacttttgttttcttccCTTGTTCTATGGTTTATCTGATACTCACATCTCCTCCAAGAATGTTGTAGATATTACTGCAACCTTAAATAAAAACTGCGTGTCTCCAATCAAAGAGGTACTGGTTGATCAGATTGAGAAAGCAAAGATAAACCATGAAAAGATTGCTTGCGTCATCTACGATGGATTAATGTATTCCATTGATTCTGTGGCCAGAGAACTGAAACTACCCAACATAGTCCTCAGAACCACCAGTGCTACTAATTTTCTCACTTATCATGCATTTGTTCAGAGACAAACCAGTGGCTGCCTTCCCTTGCAAG ATTCTATGTCGTTGGACTTGGTGCCAGAACTAGAACCACTCCGATTCAAAGACCTACCAATGTTCAATTCGTGTGATATGCAGAAACAGATAGCTAAAACAATGGAAGTGACACCTTCTTTGGGTGTTATCTGCAACACAGTGAATTGCCTGGAAGAGGAGTCGTTGTACAGGCTACACCATGTGTACAAAGTGAGTCTGTTCCCCATAGGCCCTTTACACATGATTGCAGAAGAAGATTCTTCCAGTAGTAGCTTTGTGGAAGAAGATTACAGCTGCATAGGGTGGCTGAAAAAGCAAGCAAGAGAATCGGTGTTGTACGTGAGTTTGGGAAGCATAGCAAGCTGGGAAGAGAAAGAGCTGAGAGAAGTAGCTTGTGGGTTAGCAAATAGCAAACAGAAGTTCCTTTGGGTTATTAGACCAGGGACAATCAGTGATGTTTCAGAATGGGTAGAATCACTGTGTAAAGATGTTAGAGTGGCCATAGCAGAAAGGGGTTGCATTGTGAAATGGGCACCTCAGGGTGAGGTTTTGGCAGACGAAGCTGTGGGAGGGTTTTGGAGCCATTGTGGTTGGAACTCTACGTTGGAGAGTTTGTGTGAAGGAGTGCCAATGATGTGCCAACCTCATTTTGGGGATCAGAGGGTGAATGCGAGGTTGTTGAGCCATGTATGGAAGGTAGGTTTAGAGTGGTCGAATGTGATGGAAAGGGATGAAATAGAAGTGGCTGTGAGAAGATTGATGGTGAATTCTGAAGGAAAGGAGATGAGGCAGAAAGCATTGAAACTGAAGAATCAAATTAAGGTAGCTGTCAAAGGTGGTTCTTCCTATGATGCCTTGAATAGGTTGGTGAAGAGTATCTTATCTGTGAATGTAAAATAA
- the LOC114170529 gene encoding 18.5 kDa class I heat shock protein-like, whose translation MSIVPMNQDEGNAFNLLAQWDPFLDFPLPPSISNFFPGFEFGSGSSVKTRVDWRETPRAHLWEVALPGFTNEDVLVELQDERVLQVSVESGNFTTRFKIPDNANLEQLKANMRHGVLVVTVPKVHQPLPPPSSRNIRVVEIDGTD comes from the coding sequence ATGTCGATTGTTCCGATGAACCAGGACGAGGGAAACGCCTTCAATCTCTTGGCTCAGTGGGATCCGTTCCTCGATTTTCCTCTCCCTCCATCCATCTCCAACTTCTTCCCCGGTTTCGAATTCGGATCCGGGTCGTCGGTGAAGACGCGTGTGGACTGGAGGGAGACACCCAGAGCACACCTGTGGGAGGTGGCGCTTCCCGGCTTCACCAACGAAGACGTGCTGGTGGAGCTCCAAGACGAGAGGGTGCTCCAAGTGAGCGTGGAGAGTGGGAACTTCACGACCAGGTTCAAGATCCCCGACAACGCGAACCTCGAACAACTCAAAGCCAACATGCGTCACGGGGTTCTGGTTGTAACCGTTCCCAAGGTTCACCAACCGCTTCCCCCACCGTCTAGTAGGAACATCAGGGTCGTTGAAATCGACGGCACCGACTGA
- the LOC114170647 gene encoding serine/threonine-protein kinase BSK5, with amino-acid sequence MGARCSKFSLCWWPSHVKSNLHDLSDNDDDEKKNEKDPWGGFSEYSLDQLRVATSGFSPDNIVSEHGEKAPNVVYKGRLEDDRTVAVKRFNKSAWPDSRQFLEEARAVGQLRNERLANLVGCCCEGEERLLVAEFMPNETLSKHLFHWEAQPMKWAMRLRVALYLAQALEYCSSKGRALYHDLNAYRILFDQEGNPRLSCFGLMKNSRDGRSYSTNLAFTPPEYLRTGRITAESVVYSFGTLLLDLLSGKHIPPSHALDLIRGKNFLLLMDSCLEGHFSNDDGTELVRLASRCLQYEPRERPNVKSLVTALTPLQKETSVPSYVLMGIPDRSLSSKETVSLTPFGDACSRRDLTAVHEILDKVGYKDDEDVANELSFQMWTNQIQDTLNSKKQGDSAFHARDFSTAIDCYTQFIDGGTMVSPTVYARRCLCYLMNDMAQEALGDAMHAQSISPTWPTAYYLQAAALFSLGMDNDAQESLKDGTTLETRKYRN; translated from the exons ATGGGAGCTCGTTGCTCTAAATTCTCTCTCTGCTGGTGGCCTTCCCATGTCAAATCAAACCTCCATGATTTATCTGATAATG ATGATGAtgagaagaagaatgagaagGATCCTTGGGGAGGGTTCAGTGAGTACAGTTTGGATCAGCTCAGAGTTGCCACCTCAGGATTCTCACCAGACAACATTGTCTCGGAACACGGTGAGAAAGCTCCAAATGTTGTCTACAAAGGGAGGCTTGAGGACGATAGGACGGTGGCTGTGAAGCGCTTCAATAAGTCTGCTTGGCCTGATTCTCGACAATTCCTA GAGGAGGCACGTGCTGTGGGGCAGCTCAGGAATGAAAGATTGGCTAACTTGGTTGGGTGTTGCTGCGAGGGAGAAGAGAGATTGCTTGTTGCAGAGTTCATGCCCAATGAAACTCTCTCTAAACACCTTTTTCATT GGGAAGCCCAGCCTATGAAATGGGCAATGAGGCTGAGGGTGGCCTTGTATTTAGCTCAAGCTTTGGAATACTGCAGCAGTAAAGGAAGAGCATTGTACCATGATCTTAATGCTTATAGAATTTTGTTTGATCAG GAAGGCAACCCTAGACTCTCTTGTTTTGGACTCATGAAAAACAGTAGGGATGGCAGAAGCTATAGTACAAATTTAGCCTTCACACCTCCAGAGTACTTGAGAACAG GAAGGATCACTGCTGAAAGTGTAGTTTACAGTTTTGGTACCCTATTGCTTGATCTTCTCAGTGGAAAGCATATCCCACCGAGTCAT GCACTTGATCTTATACGAGGCAAAAATTTTCTGTTGCTGATGGACTCATGTTTGGAAGGTCATTTTTCAAATGATGATGGGACTGAGTTAGTGAGATTAGCTTCGCGTTGTTTGCAATATGAACCTCGTGAGAGACCAAATGTTAAATCGCTTGTGACTGCTCTCACCCCTCTTCAGAAAGAAACTTCG GTACCGTCATATGTTTTGATGGGCATACCAGATCGGAGCCTGTCATCAAAGGAAACAGTTTCATTAACACCTTTTGGTGACGCTTGTTCCAGAAGAGATCTGACTGCAGTACATGAGATTTTGGATAAAGTGGGCTACAAGGATGATGAAGATGTTGCTAATGAG CTTTCCTTTCAAATGTGGACAAATCAAATACAAGATACTCTAAATTCTAAGAAGCAAGGCGATTCTGCTTTCCATGCTAGAGACTTCTCTACAGCCATTGACTGCTATACACAA TTCATCGATGGTGGAACCATGGTATCACCTACCGTGTATGCCAGACGCTGCTTATGCTATCTGATGAATGACATGGCTCAAGAGGCACTTGGAGATGCCATGCATGCTCAATCAATATCTCCAACCTGGCCCACTGCATACTATCTTCAAGCAGCTGCTCTCTTCAGCCTTGGCATGGACAATGATGCACAGGAAAGTCTTAAAGATGGAACAACACTGGAAACCAGGAAGTATAGAAACTGA
- the LOC114169032 gene encoding protein DETOXIFICATION 42-like, producing the protein MADKDSVYAPENKRRAPIFSFFKDARLVFKYDSLGCEILSIALPSALALIADPVASLVDTAFIGQIGPVELAAVGVAIALFNQISRIAIFPLVSVTTSFVAEEDTLSGDTPQEVEKNEWLEAAPIMDAEIKELIPLNIDLTAIDCNIAKFEHKRRQIPSASSALLIGGILGIIQTVFLISAAKPLLNFMGVTSDSLMLHHAHKYLTLRSLGAPAVLLSLAMQGIFRGFKDTRTPLYATLAGDLTNVALDPLFIFVFRLGVSGAAIAHVISQYLMSLILLWCLMEKVDLIPPSIKHLQFHRFLKNGFLLFVRVIAVTFCVTLAASLAARKGPTSMAAFQVCLQIWLAVSLLADGLAVAAQAILAGAFANKDYEKAEATAYRVLQLGLVLGFALAFILGIGLLLGAKLFTRDVHVLHLIRIGIPFVAATQPLNALAFVFDGINFGASDFAYSAISLVVVAISSIICLLFLSSVGGFIGIWVALTIYMALRAIVGILRVGTGSGPWKMIRS; encoded by the exons ATGGCTGACAAAGATAGCGTTTATGCACCAGAAAATAAGAGGAGAGCTCCAATTTTCAGTTTCTTTAAAGATGCTAG ACTAGTTTTCAAATATGACAgtcttggttgtgaaatattatCAATTGCATTGCCTTCAGCACTGGCTTTGATAGCTGACCCTGTTGCTTCACTGGTTGACACAGCATTTATTGGTCAAATAG GTCCAGTGGAGCTTGCAGCTGTAGGGGTGGCCATAGCACTCTTCAATCAGATATCAAGAATTGCAATATTCCCACTTGTCAGTGTCACTACCTCTTTTGTGGCAGAGGAAGATACCCTTTCTGGAGACACTCCTCAAGAAGTAGAGAAGAATGAATGGTTGGAGGCAGCTCCAATTATGGATGCTGAAATAAAAGAACTAATACCACTTAACATAG ATTTGACTGCTATTGACTGTAATATAGCTAAGTTTGAGCATAAGAGAAGGCAAATCCCTTCTGCTTCTTCAGCATTACTAATCGGTGGCATTCTTGGCATCATCCAAACAGTGTTCCTCATATCTGCTGCAAAACCTTTATTGAACTTCATGGGAGTAACCTCA GACTCTCTTATGCTACACCATGCACATAAGTACCTGACATTGAGGTCCCTTGGTGCTCCTGCTGTTCTTCTCTCTTTAGCAATGCAGGGAATCTTCCGAGGATTTAAAGACACTAGAACACCTTTATATGCCACAT TGGCAGGAGATTTGACCAATGTAGCACTTGATCCtttattcatatttgtttttcGGTTGGGGGTCAGTGGTGCAGCTATTGCTCATGTCATATCTCA GTACCTAATGTCACTTATACTCCTGTGGTGCTTGATGGAAAAAGTTGATCTTATACCACCAAGCATCAAGCATTTACAATTTCATCGATTCCTTAAAAATG GTTTTCTGCTATTTGTAAGAGTAATTGCTGTGACATTCTGTGTGACACTGGCAGCATCATTAGCTGCACGCAAGGGACCAACATCCATGGCTGCATTTCAAGTCTGTCTGCAGATTTGGTTAGCAGTGTCCCTTCTTGCTGACGGTCTCGCTGTTGCTGCACAG GCTATTCTTGCAGGTGCATTTGCAAACAAGGACTATGAGAAGGCCGAAGCAACTGCATATCGAGTATTACAG CTGGGTTTGGTTCTGGGGTTTGCTCTTGCATTCATTCTTGGAATAGGACTGCTTCTTGGAGCTAAACTATTTACCAGAGATGTTCATGTCCTTCACCTCATCAGAATTGGAATCCCG TTTGTAGCAGCCACTCAACCCCTCAACGCTTTGGCATTTGTATTTGATGGAATCAACTTCGGGGCATCTGATTTTGCATATTCAGCCATTTCTTTG GTTGTGGTGGCAATTTCCAGCATAATTTGTCTGCTTTTTTTATCATCTGTTGGCGGTTTCATAGGAATTTGGGTTGCTTTAACAATCTATATGGCTCTTAGAGCAATTGTGGGCATTCTGAG GGTTGGAACTGGATCAGGACCCTGGAAGATGATTAGGAGCTAA